GGCCCGAGACGATATTCTACCAAACCACCGACGACCGTCGTTTGATGAGTTGGTATCTTCGTATTATACAGTCGGCTTTACCGCTACTACTGGCAAAAATTCAGAACAGCATGTTCGGTTTCCATATACAACGCCAGCTGAGCTGCACTCCGAGCTCCAGTCTGTGAAGGCACCCACCGCACTTGTGTTCGGCCGGGAGGACAAGGGCCTGTCTAATCAAGAACTATCTCGATTGGACCGCGTCTGTTCTATTCCTGCTAGTGGTGAGTACCCGTCACTCAACCTTGGACAAGCAGTGACCGTGACACTGTATGAACTCCGATCACTGACTGGACAGCAATCTCAGTTATCAGATATTGACCATGAACGAGCTGATGAGGTGCAAATAGAGCGTCTCTACGAAATTATCGATCAATATTTGGAGGCAATAAATTATACAGA
This portion of the Salinarchaeum sp. IM2453 genome encodes:
- a CDS encoding RNA methyltransferase is translated as MTDTHSPAVAVVGPQTPGNIGTIARAMKNFGLEELLLIDAPELDPDGEAYGFAGQARDDILPNHRRPSFDELVSSYYTVGFTATTGKNSEQHVRFPYTTPAELHSELQSVKAPTALVFGREDKGLSNQELSRLDRVCSIPASGEYPSLNLGQAVTVTLYELRSLTGQQSQLSDIDHERADEVQIERLYEIIDQYLEAINYTDEKHDKTMRLVRRLFGRSHPTEREVITLMGVFRRGAQFADPPENSDQE